The sequence ATCAGCCTCTTCACTTGGGCTGTCAACACCCCCATTGTCATCTCCATCATCTTCATTGTTGTCCTCaccatcttcatcatcatcctctGTATCATCAGTGTCATCACTCTCACTTTCGACTAGTACTTTTGGCTTTGGAGCTACAAAACTGGTTGCAGACCTTCTACGTGAAGTTGTCACAATGTTGCTCAAGTCAATGCCCTCAAGTTCTTTTGccctttcctttctctttctaaCTTCTTTGATCTCTGAggatacaataattaaaaagttaactatattaaattaattcatgttAGCAGGTATAACTTGCATTTATGTCAAGTACTGTCTTGTGATCAATAAAACAAGAActtggaaataatttttttatgtaaatattagGTCCATAGAGTAGCATTTTTGTTATTCATTGTTCATATAGCTAgagtttcaataataaaatcaccTTTTTCAGATGGATTTGATGACAGTCCTTCTCTAGAAAGTATGTCTTCAAGTTCTTTTATTAGCTGAGCTTCTCGCTTGTTGTCAGCCACTTGCTTCACCTTCTTATAAATCACAGGAGGCACACtacaaaagaaatagaaaatgtTAGAATGTCAAGCCTGGCAAAGCTCTGATTTAGGTCTAAATGGCAAGTAAAAGAGATACCTCATCCCACAGGATTTAATGACTGATTTCAGATGCTCCACACGTTTCCCATATGCTGGAGTAGAAGCTTCCTTTTTCTGCAAGAAgttcaaaacatattttacttaaaccatattttaagatttaaacaaaggtccttttctttgtaatttttcctGCAGGATGTGAGTGGGTGCGTGGGGCGAGACCTTGACTGGTTTTTCTGCAGATGATGGAGAATCTTTGTCTTCCGAAACATCTCCGCTGTCTTCCATGTCATTATTGTCCTCTGTCACTGTTTCCGAGGGCTTGATCTGCTTCTTGGCAGATACCTTCGTTTCCTTTTCAGATCTTCTCCGTTTCTTGGACCCTTGTGCATTCTGCATCTGTCGTTCTGCaccgattttctttttctttagttttacttcttcttcctcctcctcgcTCTCTTTATCTGAAGAATTGGCGCTCTCTTCACTGCTTACCCCTTTAGATGCTTTACCATGAGAATTATTCTTAAGATTTTTCTTCTTAGGTTCAGAAACTCGAGAAGATTTTAATAcctgataaaaaataatcatggcAAAATTAGGTGGGATGAGATATGACTGCAAGCTAAGAGGTAACACCTAAACAAGAATATGCACCTCATCTAACTGCTTGCTAATGAACTTCTTGTAGGGATCTAGTGAAAATTTATCGAGTTTAAGATCATCCTCTAAGAGTCGACGAAGTCCAGCCATTGTAATTTCCCTGAGAGGATAAAGGTGACATAAACTTCCATAAATCACATCATACCACAGAAAAATAACGGGCAAGGACTGATTCAACCAAAAATCTTAGGCACAGAAACAACACGCAAACATAAAGGTTAGTAAAAGAACCAGACTGGCCATAGGAATTGACAACCAttccaaaagaaacaaaaacatacTCGGAATTAGCTTTGATATAAGAAGCCCGTTTCATCATGGCTTTCTTTATGCTGCCTTCACTTGGAACTTCTTTAATCTCGTTTGCTTGAGTATCCttggtttttgattttgttgtcttttttcctGTCATAAGGCCCATTACAGGAGAGTCTTccattttttcctcttcttcagAGGAATgttcttttatattgttttttgactCTAGTCTTTCAGGTGACTCTATGCCTTCTTTTGGAGAACCAGCATGTTTTCTCCCCGTTTCCCCAGAGTCCTTGGAGGCATGGTCACTTGGAACTTTGATCTCATTTGCTTGAGTATCCTTGGTCttcgattttgttgttttttgtccTGTCGAAAGGCCCGTTACATGACATTCTTccattttttcctcttcttcagAGGAAGGTtcctttatattgttttttgactCTAGTATTTCAGGTGATTCTGTGCCTTCTTTTGGAGAGCCAACATGTTTTTGCCCCGTCTCCTGAGATCCCTTAGAGGCATTTTCAGCAACAGCGCTATCTAAGCACTAACATAGACAGACACAAGTATCAAGTCAGAAACAAACAGCAAAAATGAGTGAACATTTCAGAGTTCAGAAACCTTTTATCAACAATCAAAACTAGTACTGAAAATCAGAAAGCATGTACAGGAATGATACCAGCAGTGGcagcaacaataacaaaaactgTTTCTTGGAATCCCAGCTCTAGAAAGTAGTTTGTCAAATTAACATACATCTCTAATTCAAATTCCCAAAAACAATGAACAGCTATAGTCCACGTCATGATTCCAATGCACCATCTACATCCCTTACCTCTTAAGATTGGAAGAGTTAATAGAACAGTCCACAACATGGTTGAGATCAGTATCAGCAAGTGAAAGAGTTAAAAGTTAATTCCTAAGACGGGCATGGATTAACAGTTAAACATTATCATTCATAAGCAAATTAGACAGTTTATCATCCAAAATAAGTACAACATAATTTAAGCACTTCTGTAAACTCTAAATGCCCAACACTACAGCAAATATATGCTCATTGCTTTCGTTTAAGAACTTCACTTATCTGCTCAATCTCCTTAATGCTGTATTTGTTTCACATTTATAAAAACTTCAAAACCAGCTTATTGAAAAAGACACGCACAGTTCTCTAATTCAAAACTATCAATAtcataaacaattataaaattaccGATACATCAAACACTTCACCAAAATTTTCGGATTCCCTGATTTCCAGAAAAGGTTTTTATCTTTATACACGGTTGCTAACTTACTGGGCCGCCTGAGCAATGCAGACAAACAACACAGCATAACTAACTTTTCTTTAATACTAAACCGACATAGAATAGCTCGGGGATAAAAGAAACTAATGGtaataattacattttaataaaagtaaaaaaaaaaaatcaaataagtgGGCATATATTGGGATGAACATAAGCAAAATTACCAAAGACAGAGtctgaagattaaaaaaaattatacacacacacacctcaAACAAACACTGCTTGACAAATCTCTTATGCACGTCCAATGCGAATTTTTCCAATCCCAAGTCCTTCTCTAGCAGTCTTCGCACCCCCTCAAACGTCAAAGAGCTGCAATTTAAAATTCAGTCACATCAACAGTTCTCCTCAATCCTTCACTCACCAAAACAACATAATTCACTTCCTTTCTAAATCAAATCCCAAACACAATTGCATTACACCAACTGCAATAAAAACCCTAGCCCTATAATTGCATTAACTTCGCAagtgagagagtgagagagagggtACTCACTCGGCTTGTGCTTTGAAGTGGATAACGCGAGAGACCATTGCTTCCTTGACTTGGGACTCGATGTCGAGCATTTCTTTTTTCACCGTCTCGGTGCCTTGCTCTTGCAACTCCTCTGCCATTCTCGGCGCTacagagagaaaataaataaaataaaataaaaaaaaaacgaatttctttttcttcttcttctcttttcttttaataatttaacttCGCGAGCTGTGCTTTGGAAAAGTGACGCTCTTTTTTACACTAAAAGTCTAACACCTCAACACTCACACAGACACACACGGGAAGTGGAAAAAATGCGGAGAGGAATGGGACATCGTGTTTTTCTGTATGATGTGATTGATTGTTTAATAGATCTGGGCCGTCCGTGTGTACAAGAAGACACCTCTCAACTGCACGTGTCAGTGTTTCCGTCTTTCCATCATTCCAACAATGATCGTTTTACTTTTTACCCCATGTTGTGCATTTGAATTTTGGAGGCgtgctttcctttcctttggTAAATATTTTGCTTTCATGGCGTTGCTGTCAATATCAAATTCAAGAGTTCTCAGTTTCGTTTTCTTTTCGCGGATCATGATTCCAAGAAATAGAATATATATCAGCGTTCATGTTCGAAGCTCTGTCGCGTGAAATTTGTATGCATCTATAagactaataaatttttttttttttttaaaaaaaattacaataacaaaaaagatattcatgaagtccaaaaataaaatataaatagcttTGGggtaaaacttatatatattgaataatcaattaatttattaattctgATAATTTAATCTATTATTTATAATCAAGATAGCCAGAAACGGATATTTAATACAtgcaaaatatcattttttgtgAGTTTGAGGATTCTCCGGCaattaaatcaatgatttttttagaaaaaatataatgatattacataaaaatactttagaaataaataaatagtagtagaaaaataaagattttaaacCGTTTATTTAAAGgatttatagtttatttatagtctataaatttttttttataggagaaAAATGGTTAAAGtgtaatattattatgatattattaaagaGGAGAAATATTCTTGACAaatgtattaatattgatagAAAATATCTCTgatatatgtattaataaaaaaaaaaatatactcttGATATATGTGTTAATATGGATGGAAATACAAAGGGTTTTTAAATGACTTTTACACACTATCTCttatacaatattaatattaatagaaatataattaatccTTTGAGGACTTTTATGTACTTAATAGgtatagagaaaataaaatctaaaatatagcTTGATCAAAAGAGGTGGATCCTTTATTTGATTGAGCCCAAAAAAATTGGGTTTGTCTCTTACCTTAGCCCAGCTAAGAAAGGGCTTTTTCCTTTAGTTGGAGTCTAAGTTGGGTTCTTTTCTTAgctaagcttaaaaaaaaataggtgctTTTCTTGGTTGACCTCAATGAAATGTTggattttatggatttttttttttatgtttttaaatttgagttcattatatattttatttttatttgatattaatgaataaattattttaaaaattctacatattagattaatatacaaatttttattaagtaattgataacatcatcatcaaaaaacaaaaactctaatcttttttaaaaacaatgacaTAATTGgataatttgttaaatattttttttataaattaatttaaagattttttttttatcaaagtcttataaaaaataaaaaataaaatctaagaaaaaggTTAGGCACACCTAgtccatgaaaaaaaagtttatattgtaTTGGTCCTAGAAGGTCAGGTCAggtaccttgtttttttttttatataattctttttattgtgtAGATGACTTACccctagtattttttataaaaaataatgtgttgTCTACTTAGATAAATGATGTGTTGTCTATTTTAACAAACAACATGTCTTTTTCCGGTTGACTTTCCAAGCACCTAATATGATTATAAAGTTCATGTCCAAGTTTTGTGActttaaaaactcaatttttaacttgttttccccttgaaaaatatcctaaaaaatTGTAAGAATCTTAATAAACTCACTTGAAACTCAAAAAAACCTATAATCactttaaaaacccaaaaactcaacttaattaaaaacaactttACATGTCCGATCTATTTTTTACAACATGTTCAAAAAGAAACACCACTTCAATTGATCTCATCTCTTAAAGATGAATTCATTGACACTAAGATTAACCGGAATATAGTCCACATAACACTTTCTCTCCTCTTCCTTCTTAAATTTTAAGGATTAAtacctaaaaaaactaaagtttaaAACTAAAATGTGAAAATCGCAAGACACGTggactaaaaatgaaaaagtaagATTTTCAAGAGCTAAACTATAGTTTTTCGTGCcttatgaataataattaaaaaaaaggttgtatTTTAGTGTTTAATCCatgttgatttagttttttaattaataaaataaaactttattttgtaatatcaagctttaatttaatattgggatttttttccatcataaatatatcatagcatataaacaaaaataaattatgagatcTAAAACCACACTAACATATTGTGAAAggataagatttaaaaaaaaaaagttcaataaccatgattaaataaattttcaaggattaaaaataaaaaaggggctAACTCAATTGTACTACAACACAAAATAGTGCAACCCAATAAACCTCTACATGAAAAGAAACTATAAGAACCcttcttcttttagtttttttctagattGTCATCCTGCATTATACTATGGAttggattaatattttttatgtaaaataaatattcaagcgTTGCTCAcatttttttctagtaaaacaaaattatatgaaGGTTGACCTGATCAACTTGACgagtttaaaaataactcaGACAACagataaaaacatagtttaacttaaaaaatttaagatgacattatttttgtttaaatatttaaacGGCATCATATTGAATTAATCCTGATCAACTTGGGCTAACTTGTGAAATTCACAACTTGAACCATGAAACCATGAtaactcatataaaataaatcaaaataaatcataaaactcaattcctaattaatctaattttaaatgataaaattaaaaaaacaaatcaatttaaaaaacagctCAATTCAACCCGGATTAACCTGTTAATCTCATGATCTGGGTTATAATACCtagataacctcatataaattaaactaaaaaaataatacgagTCAACAtatgttaacttgtcaaactcatgACTTAAGTCACGAGACTGTGATAACCACATATAAAGTAAATTGAAACAGGTTAATGAAgcacaattctcaatcaacttaatatggaagaataaaactggaaaaaaaaaatcaatctaaaaaaatacaacaaaacaaccTAAGTCAATGCATGTTAACCTATAAAACTCATGATTTGGGTGATAAGATTggaataacataataaaaagtaaaccgaaacaaattataaagtataattcttaatcaatcgaatgttaaaatataaaattttaaaaaatatcaattaaacaaaCTTGAGTCAACCGAGTAAACATACTAAACCAAGAACACGAGTCATGAGATTgaaaataaccatataaaagcAAATCGCAACAAACCATGAAGCTCAATTTCTAACAGATCAagtattaaaggataaaaaaaaaaacttagattcaAATaccaaaggaaaaataaaaatattattacaataaataatattttctaagaTGATGCACAGTAAAAGtataatctttcaatttttgttaataatataatataatataatatattgtttctttagttattttttttataaattcaaagtatttttatgttaaattaaaggCAACGATGCAATGAGTCCAATGAATTAGGTTTGAtcgttttcttatttattttttttaatttagattttaaaattatattttaatacattagattgatataaaaattgcatcttttataaggtttaaaaaacaaattggcgAAAAACATAATTCTaaacatggaataaaaaaataaaatttcaaattctaagaaaacaaagaagattGCAGCCTTCCAATAAATAAATGCTATGGaatcaactaatttttttcattagaaaatttttatcttttgatttctattttaataaaactCCAAGTCATCATTTTCTtgctataataatatataaacttAAGGATCTCAATAATCATTTCAAgatatttctcaaaaaaatatttatttgatgatgCAAAAGAAGACTGTGTTTTCCTAAATTTACATGCTAGATATATCGTTTTATAATGACATGAAAATCGAGATTTTTATGCGATTATACTTTCCTTTGTAATTTTGCAATGTTTATAAAAGTGGACATACCGACTTGagtgagtgaaaaaaaaaatctgaaaaaaattaatgaataaacCTTTACATGTATAATATTATAACTtagaaacaataatattaaaaaataatataaattatattttaaaatttaatttaaaattttaaaatattagattaaaatgattttttaatataatatcgtATATTAATAACTAAACGAATTcgaatctcattatttttattttatttaataaaaaaattaaacaaaaaatagtatATGGAAGaacaaatttcaagtttaaaaaatttatatataaaaaatatattaataaataatataaattatatattaaaattttatctaaaattttaaattattcagtTTAGATGATCTGAAGACATAAATAATAATTGCCACATTGGAACACACTTTCAGAGAGCAACATGTCAATTCACCCTCTCCATGCCTGTCGAGCATGTAATATTGAGAAAGATCGTCCTCAACTCACCCAGAAAACATGGATTTCATTACCCTCCAATTGCTTTCTTATAGTTGCAAAATGACAAGCTTCGGCAAACATGGCTCCGAGCTTAGCGATGGCCGCGGGATGATCAAACTTCTGTTACAGGGAAAATCCACATCATGTTGTGGATTATGGGATCGAAACTGGACGGACCTTCAAGGAGAGTAGATAAAGCAGAAATCCGAACATGGTGATGGCTTGGGATCAGCTTCTGAGCAAGGGAATTGGTCCCAATTTCTCTCCCTCTGTTTTCTGCAGAATCAAGCTTCTTGAAAAGATTACCGGTTTTTAGTATGGAGATTTTGTGTTTGTGGAGAGAAAAAGATGAAATCGTATCGAAGCTAAAATACAACAAGCAAAACATGAATCAGAAAACACCAAGATCATCAGAAGAGACCAAATATCACCGCTAAAACAACACAGGCAAAGCAAAtagaacccaaaaaaaaaaaaaaaagcataaaatcaTCAACGGAGAAGGAACTGAATAAGCGTCAGAACCCTAGCAACAACCaagcaaaataaatttgaaaaaacaaatttagcagTGGACTAATGGTGAAAGGggcttgttcttttttcttctgcATTAGGGTTCAAATCTTCACTGTACATGTCCTATCATTCTTCatggtgccttacatgctcactgggtttacaggatgttcagtgaccgtgggattagtcgtggtgcgcgcaagctgacccggacacccatggtaaataaaaaaaaaaattttttttttgaaaaaacagcCTGGGATAAAGTGATTTGTTCTCCAGTTATTTCAGGTCTGAGTTTTActaatatgataatataataattattaaaaatttatatgataattaattttaaaattccataaaattaattaaaatacattgtAAACTAGTAtgaatattcattttaataaaaaaaattaaaaaaaaaaaacaacatagtaACCAatgcacaaattaaaaaagagaaagacaCACATGCAATCAACCACCAATTAACCTAAGATAATAAGGTATttgtatgaataaaaaataaattttatcaaaaaagattaataaaaaggtaaaaaaagtaatttaatttaaagtgaTGGGAAGtatagtaattattattttttaaagtgttttatatttaaaaatatatcaaaataatattttttttatattttaaaatttaattttgttattaataatcaaaataatttaaaaaattaaataaataaattttaacaaatcttTATTTAACAACGCTATAGAACAGGGCCTTGTCTAACTAGCGAAAAgctgatatattttatttttgtgtaataataattgtttaaaaatagaaGGGAAGGGCAAATATgatgtgaaaataaaaacattaccCGCAGCGGCTGgggtaaatatatatttatgttaaaatatccTCCTTAGTCCTTATCCCTCCCGAGCTCCGTCGCAACTCGCAAGTCGCAACTATACTTGATTCTGGGGACACGCAATAAATCATACAACGCTGAGCACCGAAAAAATCCTTGTCCAACCAAAATTTCCATGGGAGGCCACGGCGCTGTTGAGGTAGCGAAGACGGTCATCGAGGTGGCTGACGTGGCTTGGAAAGCCATGGAATTCACCCAACATCACCACCTCCACGAAATTCACCAACATGAATCAGCTCACGACACCAAAAGTAATTCAGTAGATGAAGAAATGGAGTCTTTAAGATCGGAGAATAAGCGTTTGAAGGATTTGCTTGAGCACAACTTGAAACTCCTTCAAAGTTTATCTGAATCTCCTTGCTTATTAAACGATTGCCCTCCTCATGTATGTAGttacttttattaattataagcaTGAATCTTTAAATTCTCCCTTTGTGCAAATATCTGGCACTGTTTATCTGATTAGTGGGCATCAATTATAagcattatcaaataaaaaaaatattgttaaatttcAAAGCTTTATCACGGAATCTATATTGAACTTTTATGGGcgtttgttgtttttcaaaaattgcagCTGTACAGCCGTCTAGTAGCTACTGTGGATTCTGAGAATTTCTTGACTAAAATTAAATCCCTCCAGCAGGCATCAGTTAATGAAACCGGTATTCAATTCCCTTTTAAGGAGGTTACAGGTTTGTTAATTTCTTACACGATTCTCGATTTGTTTAGCTTTGTAGTACTCTAGTTTCTTTGATGTTCATTtgggtttctttttatttttttattaggggATGATATGCAATTAGTTGAGGTTCTAATCAATGTTGATGGCAAAGAACCTAGTCGGTGGGTTTGGGTGACAGAAGACATGGTTCCTAGCAATGTTGAAGAGCGGAGTGGTATTGATGATGAGAATTATGTGGTGGTGACTGAGGAACGTGTGGTGGATGGGGTTGCTAACTTCATGGCTAAATGCATTATAGCAAACCCAAAGGCACAGGTGATGTTTTGCTCTGTTTATTAAGATGGGTTGATTCTTGATATAGTATATGTAACATGATTTCTTATGTTGTACTTGCAGAATTTGACACCAGAGGAGCTGCAGAAAAGTAAGTTGCAATTGAACTTTAATGCTTTTCTGCTTCTCATTCTTAAGCTGAAAACCTGATTATgtgcatttaatttatttcctcaCAACTATCCTCTTGTTAAATCAGAGGGACTAGCAAATATTATCTGCTTCTCTTCTTGATTGGTTGATGAGATAACCACTAACCCTGTGAAGAGGAGACTTGACCTATACATTTATTTGTcaacaaatcattttttctcCTTGCCTATCAATTAGCTAACCGTGTAAGGATTTCAATAGGACCAtctattttctaaatttatgcTTAAATGAAGTATACTAAGTCATGCTCAGATGGATCTATGCTGTTCAGTGTTATGCTCTTTATCCTATGATACCGTTATGGTGATATCTAAATGTGTTTGAA is a genomic window of Populus alba chromosome 5, ASM523922v2, whole genome shotgun sequence containing:
- the LOC118029318 gene encoding uncharacterized protein — translated: MGGHGAVEVAKTVIEVADVAWKAMEFTQHHHLHEIHQHESAHDTKSNSVDEEMESLRSENKRLKDLLEHNLKLLQSLSESPCLLNDCPPHLYSRLVATVDSENFLTKIKSLQQASVNETGIQFPFKEVTGDDMQLVEVLINVDGKEPSRWVWVTEDMVPSNVEERSGIDDENYVVVTEERVVDGVANFMAKCIIANPKAQNLTPEELQKILAKALGGVSKLEKVFGIWHAGTMFYTLGTWGLALAGLYRSRAVLRLAAGGIHATSKVVLKAL
- the LOC118029314 gene encoding uncharacterized protein is translated as MAEELQEQGTETVKKEMLDIESQVKEAMVSRVIHFKAQADSLTFEGVRRLLEKDLGLEKFALDVHKRFVKQCLFECLDSAVAENASKGSQETGQKHVGSPKEGTESPEILESKNNIKEPSSEEEEKMEECHVTGLSTGQKTTKSKTKDTQANEIKVPSDHASKDSGETGRKHAGSPKEGIESPERLESKNNIKEHSSEEEEKMEDSPVMGLMTGKKTTKSKTKDTQANEIKEVPSEGSIKKAMMKRASYIKANSEEITMAGLRRLLEDDLKLDKFSLDPYKKFISKQLDEVLKSSRVSEPKKKNLKNNSHGKASKGVSSEESANSSDKESEEEEEEVKLKKKKIGAERQMQNAQGSKKRRRSEKETKVSAKKQIKPSETVTEDNNDMEDSGDVSEDKDSPSSAEKPVKKKEASTPAYGKRVEHLKSVIKSCGMSVPPVIYKKVKQVADNKREAQLIKELEDILSREGLSSNPSEKEIKEVRKRKERAKELEGIDLSNIVTTSRRRSATSFVAPKPKVLVESESDDTDDTEDDDEDGEDNNEDDGDDNGGVDSPSEEADEEQDDGSD